A region of Candidatus Flexicrinis proximus DNA encodes the following proteins:
- a CDS encoding HNH endonuclease, producing MSDPSRAQLRHLVYDRANGICEYCRTSEANTGQTMQVDHIDPQGGDSPDNLCLACMNCNASKHKATTALDPITQANVPLYNPRIQVWSEHFEWINDATLVHGLTPTGRATVARLRVNRPMMISARQRWVELRHHPPD from the coding sequence ATGAGCGATCCTTCCCGTGCACAGCTGCGGCACCTAGTCTATGACCGGGCCAATGGCATCTGCGAGTACTGCCGGACAAGTGAAGCCAACACAGGTCAGACGATGCAGGTCGATCACATCGACCCACAGGGGGGTGACAGCCCGGACAATCTGTGTCTTGCCTGCATGAACTGTAACGCGAGCAAACACAAGGCAACTACCGCGCTCGATCCCATCACTCAAGCGAACGTTCCTTTGTACAATCCCAGAATTCAGGTGTGGTCAGAGCATTTCGAGTGGATAAACGACGCAACCCTAGTTCACGGATTGACACCAACGGGCCGGGCAACGGTGGCCCGCCTACGCGTCAACCGCCCGATGATGATCTCCGCGCGACAGCGATGGGTCGAGCTCCGACATCACCCGCCGGACTAG
- a CDS encoding AlkZ family DNA glycosylase, translated as MTPRILSLRELNRALLARQMLLTREAIPVTAAIERLVGQQAQQASNPFVALWSRLAGFSRGDLASEIDSRAVVKATLMRGTLHLFTAADYLRFRATIQLALSASQASITGRRGEADLDIAGLLATGREFIGQQPRTFAELSEHLAGLLPDQDVAAMRYTVRTHLPMVQVPSATRWSYPASAKFTLADAWLGQSIPDAVDLPALIRRYLAAFGPATVADIQTWSGIQRLAPVVETMRDTLIVYRDEGKRELFDLPDAPLPDESTPAPLRFLPEFDNILLSHAKRTRIIADEHRPAWVVASNLRFRPTLLVDGFVGATWKTELKKGIATLAIKPFAPFPASDRAAALDEAERLVRFVEPEAKRYEVQFSP; from the coding sequence ATGACTCCACGCATCCTCAGCCTGCGCGAACTGAACCGGGCGCTGCTGGCACGGCAGATGCTGCTCACCCGCGAGGCAATCCCCGTCACTGCCGCCATCGAACGCCTCGTCGGCCAGCAGGCCCAGCAGGCCAGCAACCCCTTTGTCGCCCTCTGGTCGCGGCTGGCCGGCTTTTCGCGCGGCGACCTCGCCAGCGAAATCGACTCGCGTGCCGTGGTCAAAGCCACCCTGATGCGCGGCACTCTCCACCTCTTTACCGCTGCCGATTACCTGCGCTTTCGCGCCACGATCCAGCTCGCCTTGTCCGCCAGTCAGGCGTCGATCACCGGCAGGCGCGGCGAGGCCGACCTCGATATCGCGGGACTGCTCGCCACCGGCCGGGAGTTCATCGGCCAGCAGCCGCGCACCTTCGCCGAGCTGAGCGAGCATCTCGCCGGCCTGCTCCCCGATCAGGACGTGGCCGCCATGCGCTATACCGTGCGCACACACCTGCCGATGGTACAGGTGCCGTCCGCCACGCGCTGGAGCTATCCGGCCAGCGCGAAATTTACCCTGGCGGACGCCTGGCTCGGCCAGTCCATCCCGGATGCGGTCGATCTTCCCGCGCTGATCCGGCGCTATTTGGCCGCGTTCGGCCCCGCCACCGTGGCCGATATCCAGACGTGGTCGGGTATTCAGCGTCTCGCGCCCGTTGTCGAAACCATGCGCGACACCCTGATCGTCTACCGCGACGAGGGCAAACGCGAGCTGTTCGACCTGCCGGATGCGCCGCTGCCGGATGAATCGACTCCCGCGCCGCTGCGTTTCCTGCCGGAATTCGACAACATCCTGCTCTCGCACGCAAAACGCACGCGCATCATCGCCGATGAACACCGCCCTGCCTGGGTCGTCGCCAGCAATCTGCGCTTCCGCCCCACGCTGCTGGTCGACGGGTTCGTCGGCGCGACATGGAAGACGGAACTGAAAAAGGGGATCGCCACCCTCGCCATCAAGCCCTTCGCGCCTTTTCCGGCCTCCGACCGTGCCGCCGCGCTCGACGAAGCCGAACGCCTCGTGCGTTTCGTCGAGCCGGAGGCCAAACGCTACGAGGTACAGTTCTCGCCGTAG
- a CDS encoding alpha/beta hydrolase, which yields MFITHDGAQLFTVSFGTAPRTLVAHGGWTGSWELWTLPFGPLSASWRTVAYDHRGTGTTVAPAGSISLDALVADLFAVLDAFNIERCVLAAESAGAVVALTAALQAPQRFSGLVLVDGLYYQPAPAGEHPFVTALKANYPAAIAQFVDNCVTPSTGEAVRRWGRQILERAPQDSAIRLFEVMLGIDLRAQLPQIQLPVLVIHGEHDRLLPLDAARWLVGQLPNARLHVVSGAGHVPTVTHPDEVAAAIDSFFAASVPPG from the coding sequence ATGTTCATCACACATGACGGCGCTCAACTCTTTACCGTCTCGTTCGGCACCGCGCCGCGCACGCTGGTCGCCCATGGCGGCTGGACCGGCAGTTGGGAGCTCTGGACGCTGCCCTTCGGGCCGTTGAGCGCCTCCTGGCGCACCGTCGCTTACGATCATCGCGGGACGGGCACCACTGTCGCCCCAGCCGGCTCGATCTCGCTGGACGCGCTCGTCGCCGATCTCTTCGCCGTCCTGGATGCCTTCAACATCGAGCGCTGTGTGCTGGCCGCCGAGTCGGCGGGCGCGGTCGTCGCCCTGACCGCGGCACTCCAGGCGCCCCAGCGCTTCAGCGGGCTGGTCCTGGTCGATGGCCTCTACTATCAGCCCGCCCCGGCGGGGGAGCATCCGTTTGTGACCGCCCTGAAGGCCAATTATCCGGCGGCCATCGCCCAGTTCGTCGACAACTGCGTAACCCCGTCGACCGGCGAGGCCGTGCGGCGTTGGGGCCGCCAGATCCTTGAACGCGCCCCGCAGGACTCGGCCATCCGGCTGTTTGAGGTCATGCTCGGCATCGATCTGCGCGCCCAGCTCCCTCAGATTCAGCTTCCGGTGCTGGTCATCCATGGCGAACACGATCGCCTTCTCCCGCTTGACGCCGCTCGTTGGCTGGTTGGCCAGCTGCCCAATGCGCGCCTGCACGTGGTCAGCGGAGCAGGGCATGTCCCGACGGTCACCCATCCCGACGAGGTCGCCGCCGCCATCGACTCCTTCTTCGCGGCATCTGTCCCACCGGGGTAG
- a CDS encoding peroxidase-related enzyme (This protein belongs to a clade of uncharacterized proteins related to peroxidases such as the alkylhydroperoxidase AhpD.), which produces MSFIETISKADATGTTKEIYDAAEASSGYIPHYAELFGQRPEVYKAWQSLIAAIRKNLRLRRYELVTLAAARELGCTYCMLAHGDVILNAGEVDEAQLIAIANDYHSARLAPDEMAVMDFTTKVIRHASTVTQADVDQLKGFGLTDADILDITLAAAARSFFSKTLDALNAEPDAKYHSLSPELRAALALGRPFA; this is translated from the coding sequence ATGTCGTTCATCGAAACCATCTCCAAGGCAGATGCCACCGGTACGACCAAAGAAATCTACGACGCGGCTGAAGCGAGCAGCGGGTATATCCCCCACTACGCCGAGCTGTTCGGCCAACGCCCCGAGGTTTATAAGGCATGGCAGAGTCTGATTGCTGCCATCCGCAAGAATCTGCGTCTGCGCCGCTACGAGCTGGTGACGCTGGCCGCCGCCCGCGAGTTGGGCTGCACGTACTGCATGCTGGCACACGGCGACGTCATCCTCAACGCGGGCGAAGTTGACGAAGCGCAGCTCATCGCCATTGCGAACGATTATCACAGCGCACGCCTCGCGCCGGACGAAATGGCCGTGATGGACTTCACGACGAAGGTCATCAGGCATGCCAGCACCGTGACGCAGGCCGACGTCGATCAACTTAAAGGCTTCGGCCTTACCGATGCGGACATCCTCGACATCACGCTGGCAGCCGCCGCGCGCAGCTTCTTCAGCAAAACGCTGGACGCGCTGAACGCCGAACCAGATGCAAAGTATCACTCGCTCAGTCCTGAGCTTCGCGCAGCGCTGGCGCTTGGCCGTCCATTCGCCTAA
- a CDS encoding HIT domain-containing protein, with the protein MDHLFTPWRMNYITGATKPPDGSCIFCGKQHGTPESDARDLIIGRSEHVYVMLNLFPYSSGHLMVIPYEHVATQEGFPPALLTDIMLTVNKALAALRQVYAPHGFNLGVNLGAAAGAGIAAHYHFHVVPRWSGDANFMTAVGDTRVIPEAMDVAYAKLRAAWGSETHR; encoded by the coding sequence ATGGATCATCTCTTTACCCCGTGGCGCATGAATTACATCACCGGCGCGACCAAACCGCCCGACGGCTCCTGCATCTTCTGCGGCAAACAGCACGGCACGCCTGAAAGTGACGCACGCGATCTGATTATCGGCCGCTCCGAGCACGTCTACGTCATGCTCAACCTGTTCCCCTACAGCAGCGGTCACCTGATGGTCATCCCCTACGAACACGTCGCCACCCAGGAAGGCTTCCCGCCTGCCTTGTTGACCGACATCATGCTGACGGTCAACAAGGCGCTGGCGGCACTGCGCCAGGTCTACGCCCCGCACGGCTTCAACCTCGGCGTCAATCTGGGCGCGGCGGCCGGGGCCGGTATCGCCGCCCACTACCACTTCCACGTCGTGCCGCGCTGGTCGGGCGACGCCAACTTTATGACCGCTGTCGGCGACACGCGCGTCATTCCTGAAGCGATGGACGTCGCGTATGCGAAACTACGCGCGGCGTGGGGCAGTGAAACGCATAGGTGA
- a CDS encoding 1-acyl-sn-glycerol-3-phosphate acyltransferase produces MSSAFSSSVQAYIDRQPIYRWRRSVFNWILRRVVSILIKFDVTGAENIPASGPTILMMNHISAIDPGLCMAAVTSRYVVPMSKIENFRSLIWGPFLWFYGAYAVRRGEVDREALMNSIALLQSGLMILIAPEGTRSAEGLHEPKDGMTYVATKADSIILPAGLSGAQHFKSRFPRRTPVQLHFGPPFRFALNGRTRIPRDELALMTREAMQQLALAIPDPSLRGAYADVENATTSTLVFIDPKTGNEK; encoded by the coding sequence ATGTCGTCCGCTTTCTCTTCCTCCGTTCAGGCCTATATCGACCGCCAGCCGATCTACCGCTGGCGGCGCAGCGTCTTCAATTGGATTCTCCGCCGCGTCGTCTCCATCCTGATCAAATTTGACGTTACCGGCGCCGAGAACATCCCGGCCAGCGGCCCGACCATCCTCATGATGAACCACATCAGCGCCATCGACCCCGGCCTGTGCATGGCCGCCGTCACTTCGCGCTACGTCGTGCCAATGAGCAAGATCGAGAATTTCCGCAGCCTGATCTGGGGGCCGTTCCTCTGGTTTTACGGCGCCTATGCCGTCCGCCGCGGCGAAGTCGACCGCGAAGCCCTCATGAACTCGATCGCCTTGCTCCAGAGCGGGTTGATGATCCTGATCGCCCCGGAAGGCACGCGCTCGGCGGAAGGCCTTCACGAGCCGAAGGACGGCATGACCTACGTCGCTACCAAGGCCGACTCGATCATCCTGCCGGCGGGTCTCAGTGGCGCCCAGCACTTCAAGAGCCGCTTCCCCCGGCGCACGCCCGTTCAACTGCACTTCGGCCCGCCGTTCCGCTTCGCCCTCAACGGCCGCACGCGCATCCCGCGCGACGAGCTGGCGCTGATGACCCGCGAGGCCATGCAGCAGCTCGCGCTCGCCATCCCCGACCCCAGCCTGCGCGGCGCCTACGCCGATGTCGAAAACGCCACCACCAGCACCCTCGTCTTCATCGACCCGAAAACGGGTAACGAAAAGTAG
- the glmS gene encoding glutamine--fructose-6-phosphate transaminase (isomerizing) encodes MCGIVGYVGGRDAAPIILDGLGRLEYRGYDSAGLAVQNGGGVQIRRDVGKLANLRATVARNPVDGHIGIGHTRWATHGVPAERNAHPHISMNGDFVLVHNGIVENYLPLKEELLRDGVTFTSETDTEVIVHLIEKYAQQADDEESIVEAVREAVARLTGAHAIVVLPTRRPHLLIAIRIGNAGGVAVGLGDGENFIASDIPAILEHTRRIIYLEHRHMAVIRADTTTITTLDGAMIKPQVHHIAFDAVSAAKGEFKHFMQKEIFEQARGITDTLAGRVDREHAQIVLHDLNLTPEHAASINRVVSVACGTSYYSALVGKFYLEKLARVAVEVEYGSEYRYRDPLLTPGTAVLAITQSGETVDTLAAMEHARANGSTVWSIVNSIGSQAMRLADGFIPMNVGPEIGVASTKTFTASIVDQYLLALTLGEARGVLTAALRRQYVEDLARLPDILGRVIQLDDEIRLLSGSLYGFRDFLFLGRGIQYPIALEGALKLKEISYIHAEGYPAGEMKHGPIALIDADMPVVAIALQDALYDKMISQIEQVKARGGRVIAIATEGDATIASKADHVLYLPACPPLLSPVMTVLPMQLLAYHIAVWRGTDVDQPRNLAKSVTVE; translated from the coding sequence ATGTGTGGAATAGTAGGCTATGTTGGCGGGCGGGACGCTGCGCCGATTATTTTGGACGGCTTGGGCCGTCTCGAATACCGCGGCTACGACTCGGCCGGGCTGGCCGTACAAAACGGCGGCGGCGTGCAGATCCGCCGTGATGTCGGCAAGCTGGCCAATCTGCGCGCCACCGTCGCCAGAAATCCGGTCGACGGCCATATCGGCATCGGCCACACCCGCTGGGCCACCCACGGCGTCCCCGCCGAACGCAACGCGCACCCCCACATCAGCATGAACGGCGACTTCGTGCTGGTTCACAACGGCATCGTCGAGAATTACCTGCCGCTCAAGGAAGAACTCCTGCGCGATGGCGTCACCTTCACCAGCGAGACCGACACCGAAGTCATCGTCCACCTGATCGAAAAATATGCCCAGCAGGCCGACGACGAGGAGTCGATTGTTGAGGCGGTGCGCGAGGCCGTCGCCCGGCTGACCGGCGCCCACGCCATTGTCGTCCTCCCCACCCGCCGCCCGCACCTCTTGATCGCCATCCGCATCGGCAATGCCGGCGGCGTGGCGGTCGGGCTGGGCGACGGCGAAAACTTCATCGCCAGCGACATCCCGGCCATTCTGGAGCACACCCGCCGCATCATCTACCTTGAGCACCGCCACATGGCCGTCATCCGCGCCGACACCACCACCATTACCACCCTCGACGGCGCCATGATCAAGCCGCAGGTCCACCACATCGCCTTCGACGCCGTAAGCGCCGCCAAGGGTGAGTTCAAACACTTCATGCAGAAGGAAATCTTCGAGCAGGCGCGCGGCATCACCGATACGCTCGCCGGTCGCGTCGACCGCGAGCACGCGCAGATCGTCCTGCACGACCTGAACCTGACCCCCGAGCACGCCGCCTCGATCAACCGTGTCGTCAGCGTGGCCTGCGGCACCAGCTACTACAGCGCCCTCGTCGGCAAGTTCTATCTGGAAAAGCTGGCGCGCGTGGCCGTCGAGGTCGAGTACGGCAGCGAATACCGCTACCGCGATCCGCTCCTCACGCCCGGCACCGCCGTGCTGGCCATCACCCAATCCGGCGAGACCGTCGACACCCTGGCCGCCATGGAACACGCCCGCGCCAACGGCTCCACCGTCTGGAGCATCGTCAATTCCATCGGCAGCCAGGCCATGCGCCTCGCCGATGGCTTCATCCCCATGAACGTCGGCCCGGAAATCGGCGTCGCCAGCACCAAGACCTTCACCGCCAGCATCGTCGACCAGTATCTGCTCGCGCTCACCCTGGGCGAGGCGCGCGGCGTGCTGACCGCCGCCCTCCGCCGCCAGTATGTCGAGGATTTGGCGCGCCTGCCCGACATCCTCGGCCGCGTCATCCAGCTTGACGACGAGATTCGCCTGCTGTCCGGCTCGCTCTACGGATTCCGCGACTTCCTGTTCCTCGGACGCGGCATTCAGTACCCCATCGCCCTCGAAGGCGCCCTCAAACTCAAGGAGATCAGCTATATTCACGCCGAGGGCTATCCCGCCGGCGAGATGAAGCACGGCCCGATCGCCCTGATCGACGCCGATATGCCGGTGGTCGCCATCGCCCTCCAGGACGCGCTGTACGACAAGATGATCTCGCAGATCGAGCAGGTCAAGGCGCGCGGCGGCCGGGTCATCGCCATCGCCACCGAAGGCGACGCCACTATCGCCTCCAAGGCCGACCACGTCCTGTATCTGCCCGCCTGTCCGCCGCTGCTCTCCCCCGTGATGACCGTTCTGCCCATGCAGCTTCTGGCCTATCACATCGCCGTCTGGCGCGGCACCGATGTCGACCAGCCCCGCAACCTCGCCAAAAGCGTGACGGTGGAATAA